One region of Melitaea cinxia chromosome 29, ilMelCinx1.1, whole genome shotgun sequence genomic DNA includes:
- the LOC123667879 gene encoding putative ammonium transporter 2, whose translation MENWTYHIGLRSPNLTNTTVNLQENFEIDLEDTNWILTSSFIIFTMQTGFGMLESGCVSIKNEANIMMKNLADISLGGLTYWIFGYGLSFGEGPLSNPFVGVGNFLVDPPVGDALMGPVFASFLFQLSFATTATTIVSGAMAERCNFKAYCLFSFLNTIVYCVPAGWVWGQHGFLNQLGAVDIAGSGPVHLIGGSSAFASALMLGPRLGRYARGTAPLPLGNPVNVVMGTFVLWWGWLAFNSGSTYGVSGAKWQYAARAAVMTMMGSFGGGCFGLFFTLIKNKGRADVMDLVNSILGSLVAVTAGCFLYRAWEAIVIGVVGAAIVSASVPLLDKMRIDDPVSASAVHGASGLWGVIAVGLFADNPIPMDTTNGRSGLFKGGGWYLLGVQTLTGVCLLAWGALVTMALLWLIDRVLTIRMDPYEELLGADLTEHKIRHSQIGVSRAVSALRPYHRSHSIEEIGSIGVNTGHNLVVDRLQEIQKKKKGKMDENLKIYTNNGFIDESFSESSTFKNNGFLNKRPGNPENDLHRALDSMENDIYGKTFKAKSEPKCSTITVIPEDLKGKKFKELSVSELEELGEMNASQERFRYRYTEDDYKNDVDRAAPVMTWID comes from the exons atggagaaCTGGACCTATCACATTGGGCTGCGGTCCCCAAACCTCACCAACACCACGGTGAACCTACAGGAGAACTTCGAAATCGATCTCGAAGACACCAACTGGATCCTGACCTCATCGTTCATCATCTTCACCATGCAAACTG GTTTTGGTATGCTGGAATCAGGTTGCGTCTCAATAAAGAACGAGGCTAACATTATGATGAAAAACTTAGCTGATATTTCTCTTGGAG GTCTTACGTACTGGATCTTCGGCTACGGCTTGTCGTTCGGCGAGGGTCCCCTCTCCAACCCTTTTGTAGGGGTAGGAAACTTCTTAGTAGACCCACCAGTCGGGGACGCGCTCATGGGACCAGTCTTCGCCTCGTTTTTATTCCAATTGTCCTTTGCCACAACGGCTACAACTATTGTCAGTGGTGCCATGGCTGAAAG ATGCAACTTCAAAGCGTACTGCTTGTTCTCTTTTCTGAACACAATCGTGTACTGCGTGCCGGCCGGCTGGGTGTGGGGACAACATGGATTCCTCAACCAGTTGGGGGCGGTTGATATAGCTGGCAGCGGACCTGTACATCTTATTG GTGGTTCATCAGCCTTTGCATCAGCGTTAATGCTGGGGCCACGTCTCGGAAGGTACGCCAGGGGAACCGCTCCCTTGCCACTGGGTAATCCGGTCAATGTCGTGATGGGGACGTTTGTACTATGGTGGGGCTGGCTTGCCTTCAACTCTGGCAGCACTTATGGC gtaagTGGCGCGAAATGGCAGTATGCTGCACGAGCGGCCGTCATGACAATGATGGGATCCTTTGGAGGCGGATGTTTTGGACTGTT ttttacattAATCAAGAACAAGGGACGCGCTGACGTGATGGACCTAGTCAACAGTATATTGGGTTCGCTGGTTGCTGTCACAG CGGGTTGCTTCCTCTACCGAGCGTGGGAGGCGATAGTGATCGGTGTAGTGGGAGCGGCCATCGTATCAGCGAGTGTTCCTTTACTGGATAAGATGAGGATAGACGACCCCGTCAGCGCGTCAGCTGTTCATGGGGCTAGCGGACTTTGGG GTGTAATAGCTGTTGGTCTCTTTGCTGATAACCCTATACCTATGGACACCACGAATGGAAGATCTGGCTTATTTaaag GCGGGGGCTGGTACCTCCTGGGGGTCCAGACCCTCACGGGCGTGTGCCTGCTGGCGTGGGGCGCGCTCGTGACGATGGCGCTGCTGTGGCTCATCGACCGCGTGCTGACCATCCGCATGGACCCCTACGAGGAGCTGTTGGGCGCGGATCTAACCGAGCACAAGATCAGGCATTCTCAG ATCGGCGTTTCTCGAGCTGTGTCAGCGCTACGTCCGTATCACCGCTCACATAGCATTGAGGAAATTGGCAGTATCGGAGTGAACACTGGACATAATCTCGTGGTTGATAGGCTGCaagag attcaaaagaaaaagaaaggcAAAATGGACGAAAACCTTAAAATATACACTAACAATGGTTTCATAGACGAATCCTTTTCCGAATCGAGTACATTCAAGAACAACGGTTTTTTGAACAAACGACCTGGCAACCCTGAGAACGACCTCCACCGCGCTCTAGACTCTATGGAAAACGATATTTACGGAAAAACTTTTAAAGCAAAATCAGAACCAAAATGTTCTACAATAACCGTTATACCGGAAGATTTAAAAGGAAAGAAGTTTAAGGAGTTGTCTGTGAGTGAATTGGAGGAGTTAGGTGAAATGAATGCGAGTCAAGAGAGATTCAGATATCGATATACTGAAGACGATTATAAAAATGACGTAGATAGGGCTGCGCCAGTAATGACATGGATCGATTAA